In Toxoplasma gondii ME49 chromosome VIII, whole genome shotgun sequence, a single genomic region encodes these proteins:
- a CDS encoding EF hand domain-containing protein (encoded by transcript TGME49_271750): protein MYPPAALWEFGGQRPRKNDVEEFLTRVEKVRKNRKTHVPEDLFSYEEKKRLRNSEYSSPLDGSDRDDDALLSGATSTADRDEVDTPAGGVDEEHDNAQKAPSDAGSANSSGKDHPQDTAAQREMEQLRENMSEELHSDCVECFTLHDANKDGLVPLEELPWMLRNLGQFWTKNELNALIAQLQIDGVTELDLTKFIDIVVTEQSRRKLDARKLADAFRVMDRQKKNSVVLSELKHYMQAFGERMSEEDWNMLVGTKGDVFEGYYPSAIKQATFIEMFAGSPEKIFESGSTHTMHPPQ from the coding sequence ATGTACCCGCCAGCGGCTTTATGGGAGTTCGGCGGCCAGCGTCCGCGCAAGAACGATGTCGAAGAGTTTCTCACTCGGGTCGAAAAGGTCAGGAAAAACCGAAAGACCCATGTTCCAGAAGACCTGTTTTCTtatgaagaaaagaagcgactGCGGAATTCCGAGTACTCGTCTCCGCTAGACGGCTCtgacagagacgacgacgcACTCTTGTCTGGCGCAACCAGTACGGCTGATAGGGACGAAGTGGACACACCGGCCGGAGGGGTAGATGAGGAACATGACAATGCTCAGAAAGCACCGTCTGATGCAGGTAGCGCGAACTCATCGGGAAAAGACCATCCACAAGACACTgcggcacagagagagatggagcaACTGAGAGAGAACATGAGCGAGGAACTCCATAGTGACTGCGTTGAGTGCTTCACGCTGCACGACGCTAACAAAGATGGCCTCGTTCCCCTAGAGGAACTGCCGTGGATGCTCCGCAATCTGGGCCAGTTCTGGACGAAAAACGAGTTGAACGCTTTAATCGCGCAACTCCAGATCGACGGAGTCACTGAACTGGATCTGACAAAATTCATCGATATCGTCGTGACTGAGCAAAGCCGGAGAAAGTTGGACGCCAGAAAACTCGCCGATGCTTTCCGCGTCATGGACAGGCAAAAAAAGAATAGTGTCGTTCTAAGCGAACTGAAACACTACATGCAAGCCTTTGGTGAACGCATGAGTGAGGAGGACTGGAACATGCTAGTCGGCACGAAAGGTGATGTCTTTGAGGGATACTATCCTTCTGCCATCAAACAAGCGACCTTCATCGAAATGTTCGCCGGAAGCCCCGAGAAAATCTTTGAGTCCGGGAGTACCCACACAATGCACCCCCCGCAGTGA